From a single Couchioplanes caeruleus genomic region:
- a CDS encoding lysylphosphatidylglycerol synthase transmembrane domain-containing protein — translation MPETTRPRLRRGPVVAAVVVLIILAELLIGWRALVDAMVQLRTPHWNWVAGALVAEIASMGSYARMQRALLHGAGTKVRMRRHVALAYAAHSLSVTLPGGPVFSTTFNFRQMRRFGVSSAVASWCIALSGVLSAGALVVIGAVFGILTRSTGSWRTLVLYMGGALVVALTVRFLAQHPEWLINPARALLSRVNRLRRRPADTGHARLVGFVDQLRSVRVRPGHFAYASLLAVANWLLDALCLWMCCIAVGAHDIRPTQLVIAYCAGMAAASVPIVPGGLGVVDGALVLGLVAGGLTSSSAVAAVVLYRLISFGFIIGMGWLVWLVLRSRAGTPRDALAR, via the coding sequence ATGCCCGAGACCACCCGGCCCCGGTTGCGCCGCGGACCCGTCGTGGCCGCGGTGGTGGTGCTCATCATCCTCGCCGAGCTGCTGATCGGCTGGCGCGCGCTCGTCGACGCGATGGTCCAGCTGCGGACACCGCACTGGAACTGGGTCGCCGGCGCCCTGGTCGCCGAGATCGCCTCGATGGGCAGCTACGCCCGGATGCAGCGGGCGCTGCTGCACGGTGCCGGGACGAAGGTGCGGATGCGCCGGCACGTCGCGCTGGCGTACGCGGCCCACTCGCTGAGCGTGACGCTGCCCGGCGGGCCGGTCTTCTCCACCACGTTCAACTTCCGGCAGATGCGCCGGTTCGGAGTCTCGTCGGCGGTGGCGTCCTGGTGCATCGCGCTCAGCGGGGTGCTCTCCGCGGGCGCGCTGGTGGTGATCGGCGCGGTCTTCGGCATCCTGACGCGCAGCACGGGCAGCTGGCGGACGCTGGTGCTGTACATGGGCGGGGCGCTGGTCGTGGCGCTGACCGTACGGTTCCTGGCACAGCACCCGGAATGGCTGATCAACCCCGCGCGGGCCCTGCTCAGCCGGGTCAACCGGCTGCGGCGCCGGCCCGCCGACACCGGGCACGCCCGGCTGGTGGGCTTCGTCGACCAGTTGCGCTCGGTGCGGGTCCGGCCGGGTCATTTCGCGTACGCGTCCCTGCTGGCCGTCGCGAACTGGCTGCTGGACGCGCTGTGCCTGTGGATGTGCTGCATCGCCGTGGGCGCGCACGACATCCGGCCCACGCAGCTGGTGATCGCGTACTGCGCGGGGATGGCGGCGGCCAGCGTGCCGATCGTGCCGGGCGGGCTGGGCGTGGTCGACGGCGCGCTCGTGCTCGGCCTGGTGGCCGGCGGCCTGACCAGCAGCTCCGCCGTCGCCGCCGTGGTGCTCTACCGGCTGATCAGCTTCGGCTTCATCATCGGGATGGGCTGGCTCGTCTGGCTGGTCCTGCGGTCTAGGGCAGGAACTCCTCGGGACGCGCTGGCCCGCTAG
- a CDS encoding MFS transporter has product MTATPTLPTAVREPLTRRRRLSHPAAFAGIAAILVAFTAASSAPSPLYVVYQQLWHFSAVTLTVVFAVYVVGLIGALLVLGALSDHVGRRPVLVAAIALEAVALVLFLTAGDIGVLLAARFLQGIATGAALTTLGAALVDLNPPHAPGRAGLINSIVPPAGLALGSLGTGALVQFAPGPTHLVFALLLAGMVIAAGVVLLMPETATRRPGGAASLVPRLGVPARLRADVLALVPVIVASWALGGLYLSLGPSVAVGVFGLGNHLIGGLVVTLLCGTGAVTAFALRGHPTPRVLTLAGALLTLGTAVALAGVQSDVVTLAGVGTVLAGVGFGASALASFGTLARLADPHERGELLAVALTIAYVAFSLPAVVAGLAATSFGLHATALVYGAVVVLLGGAALVAQRVRRS; this is encoded by the coding sequence ATGACCGCCACACCCACGCTGCCGACCGCCGTCCGCGAGCCGCTCACCCGCCGGAGACGCCTCTCGCATCCCGCGGCCTTCGCCGGGATCGCCGCCATCCTGGTCGCGTTCACCGCCGCTTCCAGCGCGCCGTCCCCGCTGTACGTCGTCTATCAGCAGCTCTGGCACTTCTCGGCGGTCACGCTGACGGTCGTCTTCGCCGTGTACGTGGTCGGCCTGATCGGTGCCCTCCTCGTCCTCGGAGCCCTCTCCGACCACGTCGGGCGCCGCCCGGTGCTGGTGGCGGCCATCGCGCTCGAGGCGGTGGCGCTCGTGCTCTTCCTCACCGCCGGCGACATCGGGGTGCTGCTGGCCGCCCGGTTCCTGCAGGGCATCGCCACCGGCGCGGCGCTGACCACCCTCGGCGCGGCCCTCGTCGACCTGAACCCGCCGCACGCGCCGGGCCGGGCCGGCCTGATCAACAGCATCGTCCCGCCCGCCGGCCTCGCCCTGGGCTCACTGGGAACCGGCGCGCTCGTCCAGTTCGCCCCCGGCCCCACGCATCTCGTCTTCGCGCTCCTGCTCGCCGGCATGGTGATCGCGGCCGGGGTGGTGCTGCTCATGCCGGAGACCGCCACCCGACGCCCCGGAGGTGCCGCCTCGCTGGTGCCGCGGCTGGGGGTGCCGGCCCGGCTGCGCGCCGACGTGCTCGCGCTCGTACCGGTCATCGTGGCCAGCTGGGCGCTCGGCGGGCTCTACCTCTCGCTGGGGCCGTCCGTGGCGGTCGGGGTCTTCGGGCTCGGCAACCACCTCATCGGCGGCCTGGTCGTGACCCTGCTCTGCGGCACGGGCGCGGTGACCGCCTTCGCCCTGCGCGGCCACCCCACGCCCCGGGTGCTGACCCTCGCCGGCGCGCTGCTGACGCTCGGCACGGCCGTGGCGCTGGCCGGCGTCCAGAGCGACGTCGTCACGCTCGCCGGGGTGGGTACGGTCCTCGCCGGTGTCGGCTTCGGCGCCTCCGCGCTCGCTTCGTTCGGCACGCTGGCCCGGCTCGCGGACCCGCACGAGCGCGGTGAGCTGCTCGCGGTCGCGCTGACCATCGCGTACGTGGCGTTCAGCCTGCCGGCCGTGGTCGCCGGCCTCGCGGCGACGTCGTTCGGCCTGCATGCGACCGCGCTGGTCTACGGCGCGGTGGTGGTCCTGCTCGGCGGCGCGGCTCTGGTCGCCCAGCGGGTCCGCCGGTCCTGA
- a CDS encoding PTS transporter subunit EIIC: MAELYAPAAQDTGVKARVQRFGGYLAGMVMPNIAAFIAWGLITALFFEKGWLPNEKFAALIDPMSHVLLPVLIGYTGGRMVHAQRGAVVGAVATMGLVVGSEAPMFFGAMIVGPLTAYVLKLVDGLTADRIRPGFEMLVDNFAAGIVAALSALAGVLAIGPVMRVFTEAAGDGVRFLVQHHLLPAAAVLIEPAKVLFLNNAINHGVLGPLGIAESSDNGKSILFMLETNPGPGFGILLAYLLFGPRSLRPSVPAAMAIQFLGGIHEIYFPYVLMKPSMVLAAVCGGGAGILTFMVTGAGLVATPSPGSIFAYLAETPRGDYFGVLAGVVVAAGVSFVVGSLLLGFGRLAGDEEGM; the protein is encoded by the coding sequence GTGGCAGAGCTGTACGCGCCTGCTGCCCAGGACACCGGCGTCAAGGCGCGCGTGCAGCGCTTCGGCGGCTACCTCGCCGGCATGGTGATGCCGAACATCGCCGCCTTCATCGCCTGGGGTCTGATCACGGCGCTCTTCTTCGAGAAGGGCTGGCTGCCGAACGAGAAGTTCGCCGCGCTCATCGACCCGATGTCGCACGTGCTGCTCCCGGTCCTCATCGGATACACCGGCGGCCGCATGGTCCACGCCCAGCGCGGCGCGGTGGTCGGCGCGGTCGCCACGATGGGCCTCGTGGTGGGCTCCGAGGCGCCCATGTTCTTCGGCGCGATGATCGTGGGGCCGCTGACCGCGTACGTGCTCAAGCTGGTCGACGGCCTCACCGCCGACCGCATCCGCCCCGGCTTCGAGATGCTGGTCGACAACTTCGCCGCCGGCATCGTCGCCGCGCTCTCCGCGCTGGCCGGGGTGCTCGCGATCGGCCCGGTCATGCGCGTGTTCACCGAGGCGGCCGGCGACGGCGTACGGTTCCTCGTCCAGCATCATCTGCTGCCCGCGGCGGCGGTGCTCATCGAGCCGGCCAAGGTGCTGTTCCTCAACAACGCCATCAACCACGGGGTGCTCGGGCCGCTGGGCATCGCCGAGTCGTCCGACAACGGCAAGTCGATCCTGTTCATGCTGGAGACCAACCCCGGGCCCGGGTTCGGGATCCTGCTGGCGTACCTGCTGTTCGGGCCCCGGTCGCTGCGGCCCAGCGTGCCCGCCGCGATGGCCATCCAGTTCCTCGGCGGCATCCACGAGATCTATTTCCCGTACGTGCTGATGAAGCCGAGCATGGTCCTGGCGGCCGTCTGCGGCGGTGGCGCCGGGATCCTGACGTTCATGGTGACCGGGGCCGGCCTGGTCGCCACCCCGTCGCCCGGCAGCATCTTCGCCTACCTCGCCGAGACCCCGCGCGGCGACTACTTCGGCGTGCTGGCCGGCGTCGTGGTGGCCGCCGGGGTGTCGTTCGTGGTCGGCTCCCTGCTGCTCGGCTTCGGCCGGCTGGCCGGCGACGAGGAGGGCATGTGA
- a CDS encoding TMEM165/GDT1 family protein — MDGFLVATAVSFAVIFVAELGDKSQLMALTFATRFKPLPVLIGITVATAVVHLVSVGIGYGLGATLPTSWISLVAGLAFLAFGAWTLRGDKLTDDEKTKAERSTGSAILAVGGAFFLAELGDKTMLATITLATTYGWFGTWLGSTVGMVAADALAILVGRLLGRHLPEKAIKYGAAALFAIFGVWLIVEALTELT, encoded by the coding sequence ATGGACGGTTTCCTCGTCGCGACGGCGGTCAGCTTCGCCGTCATCTTCGTGGCCGAGCTCGGCGACAAGTCGCAGCTCATGGCCCTGACCTTCGCCACCCGGTTCAAGCCGCTGCCGGTGCTCATCGGCATCACCGTGGCCACCGCGGTCGTCCACCTGGTCTCCGTCGGCATCGGCTACGGCCTGGGCGCCACGCTGCCCACCAGTTGGATCTCCCTGGTGGCCGGGCTGGCGTTCCTCGCCTTCGGCGCGTGGACGCTGCGCGGCGACAAGCTCACCGATGACGAGAAGACCAAGGCCGAGCGGTCCACCGGCTCCGCGATCCTCGCCGTCGGCGGCGCGTTCTTCCTGGCCGAGCTGGGCGACAAGACCATGCTCGCGACCATCACGCTGGCCACCACGTACGGCTGGTTCGGCACGTGGCTCGGCTCGACCGTGGGCATGGTCGCCGCCGACGCGCTGGCGATCCTCGTCGGCCGGCTGCTCGGCCGGCACCTGCCGGAGAAGGCCATCAAGTACGGCGCGGCCGCGCTCTTCGCTATCTTCGGCGTCTGGCTCATCGTCGAGGCGCTCACCGAGCTGACCTGA
- a CDS encoding cyclase family protein, producing the protein MPLQYRAEFDAVVTFRNGGGLQAQGFRVDVPHADVTEPEIASLFVTACRLLMVDRVELSGVRIFAEPHLGTPGGPSEPRTRFVELSHVIGAGTITYPGLPAPEITPHLTREASRGVYAEGTEFAIDRISMVGNTGTYLDSPFHRYADGTDLAGLPLERLAGLPAVVVRAVGGARGVGVDALEHLTVAGHAVLLHTGGDAHWGTPAYAEDAPFLTEAGARWLVDHGAALVGIDAVNIDDASPAGGGARPAHTLLLAAGIPVVEHLTGLADLPPTGARFTAAPPRVSGFGTFPVRAYATVPELEPHDHRTSGGWQPTAG; encoded by the coding sequence GTGCCGCTGCAGTACCGTGCCGAGTTTGACGCCGTTGTGACGTTCCGTAACGGCGGCGGGCTGCAGGCCCAGGGTTTCCGGGTGGACGTCCCGCACGCCGACGTCACGGAGCCGGAGATCGCGTCGCTGTTCGTCACGGCCTGCCGGCTGCTGATGGTCGACCGCGTCGAGCTGTCCGGCGTCCGGATCTTCGCCGAGCCGCACCTCGGCACCCCGGGCGGGCCGTCCGAGCCGCGCACCCGGTTCGTGGAGCTCAGCCACGTGATCGGCGCCGGGACGATCACGTACCCCGGGCTGCCGGCGCCGGAGATCACCCCGCACCTCACCCGGGAGGCGTCCCGTGGCGTCTACGCCGAGGGCACCGAGTTCGCGATCGACCGCATCTCCATGGTCGGGAACACGGGCACCTACCTGGACAGCCCGTTCCACCGGTACGCCGACGGCACCGACCTGGCGGGCCTGCCGCTGGAACGCCTCGCCGGCCTCCCCGCGGTCGTGGTCCGGGCGGTCGGCGGTGCCCGCGGCGTCGGCGTGGACGCCCTGGAGCACCTGACCGTGGCGGGTCACGCGGTACTGCTGCACACCGGTGGGGACGCACACTGGGGCACCCCGGCGTACGCGGAAGACGCGCCCTTCCTCACCGAGGCCGGCGCCCGGTGGCTGGTGGATCACGGTGCGGCGCTGGTCGGCATCGACGCGGTCAACATCGACGACGCCTCCCCGGCGGGGGGTGGCGCGCGGCCGGCGCACACCCTGCTGCTCGCGGCGGGCATCCCGGTCGTCGAGCACCTGACCGGCCTGGCGGACCTGCCGCCCACCGGCGCCCGCTTCACCGCCGCGCCGCCCCGGGTGTCGGGCTTCGGCACGTTCCCGGTCCGGGCGTACGCGACCGTGCCGGAGCTCGAGCCGCATGACCACCGCACGTCCGGCGGGTGGCAGCCGACCGCCGGGTGA
- a CDS encoding TetR/AcrR family transcriptional regulator, producing MSAASPATTARKPSARDRLLAAADELFYAEGVHTVGIDRVIERAGVAKASLYSSFGSKDGLIRAYLEGRHLRRRERLLAALERYDSPRDKLLGVFDVLAEMAAQSSFRGCAFYNASAESPRGGVVEEVCDTNRAWTRRLFTDLAREAGVADPEALAAQLVLLYDGSTVGARMDRDVSAPSTARAVAAALLDAATAR from the coding sequence ATGTCTGCCGCGTCACCCGCCACCACGGCGCGCAAGCCGTCCGCCCGCGACCGCCTGCTCGCCGCCGCCGACGAGCTCTTCTACGCCGAGGGTGTGCACACCGTCGGCATCGACCGCGTGATCGAGCGGGCCGGCGTGGCCAAGGCGTCGCTCTACAGCAGCTTCGGCAGCAAGGACGGGCTGATCCGGGCGTACCTGGAGGGGCGGCACCTGCGCCGGCGCGAACGCCTCCTGGCCGCGCTGGAGCGGTACGACTCCCCCCGCGACAAGCTGCTCGGCGTCTTCGACGTGCTGGCGGAGATGGCGGCGCAGTCGTCGTTCCGGGGCTGCGCCTTCTACAACGCGAGCGCCGAGTCGCCGAGGGGCGGGGTCGTCGAGGAGGTGTGCGACACCAACCGCGCGTGGACCCGCCGGCTGTTCACCGATCTCGCCCGGGAGGCCGGCGTGGCGGACCCGGAGGCGCTGGCCGCCCAGCTGGTCCTGCTGTACGACGGCTCGACGGTCGGCGCCCGCATGGACCGCGACGTCTCGGCGCCCAGCACCGCCCGGGCCGTGGCGGCCGCGCTGCTCGACGCTGCCACCGCTCGATAA
- a CDS encoding TolB family protein produces MTGPGPLHDSLSELADSVLPIDLYERSLRRSRRIGRREAAVGTGAAVVALGLLGSGLWQMPQPSGDSSPRGVAAAPLNPSPGATGAPQGDAGPAPIQSLTPGRTTSRPHRPRPQAPASTRPRSTSLAALPGQVFYQDAGTKADLVRLTRDGDPRTVLSAPFSAVGVSPDGARVAYVTEGQLMVVDTAGGEPQQVYAGTASDAQAPAWSPDGGRLLIDATDPGVLDVATGALTPLPTGLDGEHFRWSGDGTTLVYATTSCRLEVAGVNAQTGTPVPATQDTGGAAACRPVSVDSTGDLVTVRTEQAGAADTDAPADAVLDTSTGETVDLPVPGTVIGAVFDAQGNLLVRSVQRGRTRLSLFDPGFTLLLRAKEPAALKDLDLVAYTR; encoded by the coding sequence ATGACCGGCCCCGGCCCGCTGCACGACTCGCTGAGCGAGCTTGCCGACTCGGTCCTCCCCATCGACCTCTACGAACGGTCGCTGCGGCGCTCGCGGCGCATCGGCCGCCGGGAGGCCGCGGTGGGCACCGGCGCCGCCGTGGTCGCCCTCGGACTGCTGGGCAGCGGGCTGTGGCAGATGCCGCAGCCGTCCGGCGATTCCTCCCCCCGCGGGGTCGCCGCCGCGCCGCTCAACCCCTCGCCGGGTGCGACCGGCGCGCCGCAGGGGGACGCCGGGCCGGCGCCGATCCAGTCGCTCACGCCGGGACGCACGACGTCCCGCCCGCACCGGCCGCGCCCTCAGGCGCCCGCTTCGACGAGGCCCCGGTCGACGTCGCTGGCCGCCCTGCCGGGCCAGGTGTTCTACCAGGACGCCGGCACGAAGGCCGACCTCGTACGGCTGACCCGGGACGGCGACCCACGCACCGTGCTGTCCGCCCCGTTCTCCGCGGTGGGCGTCTCGCCCGACGGTGCCCGGGTCGCGTACGTCACCGAGGGGCAGCTCATGGTGGTGGACACCGCGGGCGGGGAGCCGCAGCAGGTCTACGCGGGCACGGCCTCCGACGCGCAGGCGCCGGCCTGGTCCCCGGACGGCGGCCGGCTGCTGATCGACGCGACCGATCCCGGGGTGCTGGACGTGGCGACCGGCGCGCTCACCCCCCTGCCCACCGGCCTCGACGGCGAGCATTTCCGCTGGTCCGGCGACGGCACCACGCTCGTGTACGCGACGACCTCGTGCCGGCTCGAGGTCGCCGGCGTGAACGCCCAGACGGGCACGCCGGTGCCGGCCACCCAGGACACCGGCGGCGCGGCGGCCTGCCGGCCGGTCAGCGTGGACAGCACCGGCGACCTGGTGACCGTGCGGACGGAGCAGGCCGGCGCCGCGGACACCGACGCGCCCGCCGACGCGGTGCTGGACACCTCGACCGGCGAGACCGTCGACCTGCCGGTGCCCGGCACGGTCATCGGGGCGGTGTTCGACGCGCAGGGCAACCTGCTGGTCCGCTCGGTGCAGCGGGGCCGGACCCGGCTGTCCCTGTTCGACCCCGGCTTCACGCTGCTCCTGCGGGCGAAGGAGCCCGCCGCGCTGAAGGACCTGGATCTGGTCGCGTACACCCGCTGA
- a CDS encoding PTS lactose transporter subunit IIB, which yields MSSIDGGDIRKLVVACDAGMGSSVMLAAQLRRELRRTPVTIEHHAIASIPADADVVLCQAGLADRVRAGAPGSVVVGFRMFLGDPAVARVVTAVKQGGVVVGTTGG from the coding sequence GTGAGCAGCATCGACGGCGGCGACATCCGCAAACTGGTGGTCGCCTGCGACGCCGGGATGGGCAGCAGCGTCATGCTCGCCGCCCAGCTCCGCCGCGAGCTGCGCAGGACGCCCGTCACCATCGAGCACCACGCGATCGCGTCCATTCCCGCGGACGCCGACGTCGTCCTCTGCCAGGCCGGCCTCGCCGACCGGGTCCGGGCCGGCGCCCCGGGCTCGGTGGTGGTCGGCTTCCGGATGTTCCTCGGCGACCCCGCCGTGGCCCGCGTCGTCACCGCCGTCAAGCAGGGTGGCGTGGTCGTCGGCACCACGGGAGGCTGA
- a CDS encoding alpha/beta hydrolase, translating to MRRLLATAATIGLVLSGAAAAAGAAPGRGAPGYPAIAWHACENPGLRLRGADCGYLSVPLDHAHPGGKQIKLAVSRVRHTVPDDKYQGVMLVNPGGPGGSGLTLSVLGEYVPGNAGAAYDWIGFDPRGVGDSKPALACDGDYLGYDRPSYVPTTAAIEKAWLARAKGYAAACDRAGGALLDHLRTTDTVADMDSLRAALGAEQINFYGFSYGTYLGQVYATLHPDRVRRMVLDGVVNPGRVWYDANLDQDVAFDRNIRIYFGWLARHDDVYGLGTTGTAVERLFYREQARLTAKPAAGVIGPAELTDVFLQAGYYVFGWEAVASAFAAWVNDRDPQPLKALYDQGSPQEDGADNGYAVYLAVQCTDVQWPTSWQKWRTDNWRVHARAPFETWGNAWYNAPCLSWGAKAGKPVAVTGAKAPPVLLINETLDAATPYAGSLEVRKRFPRSVLVEGVGGTTHAGSLFGNACVDDTIAAYLATGKLPKRLKSNTSDKQCEPLPQPDPSAARAKRAERGGSLTRLELQNLVTLR from the coding sequence ATGAGAAGACTTCTGGCGACCGCCGCCACGATCGGCCTGGTGCTGAGCGGTGCCGCCGCGGCCGCCGGCGCCGCACCCGGCCGGGGCGCCCCCGGGTATCCCGCGATCGCCTGGCACGCGTGTGAGAACCCCGGCCTGCGGCTGCGCGGGGCCGACTGCGGCTACCTCAGCGTGCCGCTCGACCACGCCCACCCCGGGGGCAAGCAGATCAAGCTGGCCGTGTCGCGCGTACGCCACACCGTGCCCGATGACAAGTACCAGGGCGTCATGCTGGTCAACCCCGGCGGGCCGGGCGGCTCCGGACTGACCCTGTCGGTGCTCGGCGAGTACGTGCCGGGCAACGCCGGGGCCGCGTACGACTGGATCGGCTTCGACCCGCGCGGGGTGGGCGACAGCAAGCCGGCGCTGGCGTGCGACGGCGACTACCTCGGCTACGACCGGCCGTCGTACGTGCCCACCACCGCCGCGATCGAGAAGGCCTGGCTCGCCCGGGCCAAGGGCTACGCCGCCGCGTGTGACCGGGCGGGCGGCGCGCTCCTCGACCACCTGCGGACCACCGACACCGTGGCCGACATGGACAGCCTGCGGGCCGCGCTGGGCGCTGAGCAGATCAACTTCTACGGCTTCTCGTACGGGACGTACCTGGGTCAGGTCTACGCCACCCTGCACCCGGACCGGGTCCGCCGGATGGTCCTCGACGGCGTGGTGAACCCGGGCCGGGTCTGGTACGACGCGAACCTCGATCAGGACGTCGCGTTCGACCGCAACATCAGGATCTACTTCGGCTGGCTGGCGCGGCACGACGACGTGTACGGCCTCGGCACCACCGGCACGGCAGTCGAGCGGCTGTTCTACCGCGAGCAGGCGCGCCTCACCGCGAAGCCCGCGGCGGGTGTGATCGGCCCGGCCGAGCTGACCGACGTGTTCCTGCAGGCCGGCTACTACGTGTTCGGCTGGGAGGCGGTCGCCTCCGCGTTCGCCGCCTGGGTGAACGACCGCGACCCGCAGCCGCTCAAGGCCCTGTACGACCAGGGCAGCCCGCAGGAGGACGGCGCCGACAACGGGTACGCCGTGTACCTCGCCGTGCAGTGCACGGACGTGCAGTGGCCGACCTCCTGGCAGAAATGGCGTACGGACAACTGGCGGGTGCACGCCCGGGCACCCTTCGAGACCTGGGGCAACGCCTGGTACAACGCGCCCTGCCTGAGCTGGGGCGCGAAGGCCGGCAAGCCGGTCGCCGTGACCGGGGCGAAGGCGCCGCCGGTGCTGCTGATCAACGAGACGCTGGACGCCGCGACGCCGTACGCGGGCAGCCTCGAGGTGCGCAAGCGGTTCCCGCGGTCGGTGCTGGTGGAGGGGGTCGGCGGGACGACCCACGCCGGTTCGCTCTTCGGCAACGCCTGCGTCGACGACACGATCGCCGCGTACCTCGCCACGGGCAAGCTGCCCAAGCGGCTGAAGTCCAACACGTCCGACAAGCAGTGTGAGCCGCTGCCGCAGCCCGACCCGTCGGCCGCGCGGGCGAAGCGGGCCGAGCGCGGTGGTTCGCTCACCCGGCTGGAGCTGCAGAACCTCGTCACCCTCCGGTGA
- a CDS encoding tetratricopeptide repeat protein, which translates to MTDVDAARAAPDRARQQAAGEKQAGLSSPTELGVARAAALFERVDPGAAAQHLEPILAADPRSAAGWILMARIRLVLDEVDKALDAANRAVDLAPEDPRPLAIASRALTLLGRHEEAVTMAYRAVIADPKNPLWHDRVAWSLLAADRQYADAEQAARTAVGLDPNEAHYYFTHGVALDALGHSDQARQAFLVSLKLEPENPVAQHRLAVLNGEAVRGPEKKKRGWKLFGRKDSAASGPARPEEFLP; encoded by the coding sequence ATGACCGACGTCGACGCGGCGCGTGCCGCCCCGGACCGGGCCCGGCAGCAGGCGGCGGGGGAGAAGCAGGCGGGTCTGAGCAGCCCCACCGAGCTCGGCGTGGCTCGCGCCGCCGCCCTGTTCGAACGGGTCGACCCGGGCGCCGCGGCCCAGCACCTCGAGCCGATCCTCGCGGCCGACCCGCGGTCCGCGGCCGGCTGGATCCTCATGGCCCGGATCCGGCTGGTGCTCGACGAGGTCGACAAGGCGCTCGACGCCGCCAACCGGGCCGTCGACCTGGCGCCCGAGGACCCGCGGCCGCTGGCGATCGCGAGCCGGGCGCTCACGCTGCTCGGACGGCACGAGGAGGCCGTCACGATGGCGTACCGGGCGGTCATCGCCGACCCGAAGAACCCGCTGTGGCACGACCGGGTCGCCTGGTCGCTGCTCGCCGCCGACCGGCAGTACGCGGACGCCGAGCAGGCCGCCCGTACGGCCGTGGGGCTCGACCCCAACGAGGCGCACTACTACTTCACCCACGGCGTCGCGCTGGACGCGCTCGGCCACTCCGACCAGGCGCGGCAGGCCTTCCTCGTGTCGCTGAAGCTGGAGCCGGAGAACCCGGTGGCGCAGCACCGGCTGGCCGTGCTGAACGGCGAGGCCGTGCGGGGGCCGGAGAAGAAGAAGCGCGGCTGGAAGCTCTTCGGGCGTAAGGACAGCGCGGCTAGCGGGCCAGCGCGTCCCGAGGAGTTCCTGCCCTAG
- a CDS encoding SigE family RNA polymerase sigma factor, which translates to MTDARDAAYATFVRERSHALLRSAYLLTGDQHLAEDLVQEALARTHRAWSRLERPDHAEAYARKVMYHAQVSLWRRPKVAEALPGENLERHGGSTDDPAEATVRRVALRRALLSLSPKQRAVVVLRYFEDHTEAEAAQMLGISVSTVKTQCSRALDRLRGLVPDLRSLADVEGPR; encoded by the coding sequence ATGACCGACGCGCGCGACGCCGCTTATGCGACCTTCGTCCGAGAGCGCTCGCACGCCCTGCTCCGCTCCGCGTACCTGCTCACCGGCGACCAGCACCTCGCCGAGGACCTCGTCCAGGAGGCCCTCGCGCGGACCCATCGGGCCTGGTCACGGCTGGAGCGCCCGGACCACGCCGAGGCGTACGCCCGCAAGGTCATGTATCACGCCCAGGTCTCCCTCTGGCGGCGGCCGAAGGTCGCCGAGGCGCTGCCCGGCGAGAACCTCGAACGGCACGGCGGCTCGACCGACGACCCGGCCGAGGCGACGGTCCGGCGCGTCGCCCTGCGCCGGGCCCTGCTGTCGCTGAGCCCGAAGCAGCGCGCCGTGGTGGTGCTGCGCTACTTCGAGGACCACACCGAGGCCGAGGCGGCGCAGATGCTCGGCATCTCGGTGAGCACGGTCAAGACCCAGTGCTCCCGCGCGCTCGACCGGCTCCGCGGCCTGGTGCCCGATCTGCGTTCGCTCGCCGATGTCGAGGGGCCCCGATGA